One Brassica napus cultivar Da-Ae chromosome A1, Da-Ae, whole genome shotgun sequence genomic region harbors:
- the LOC106366981 gene encoding plant UBX domain-containing protein 3, with product MSSKDKKPSKPSGGRTSGIRTLSDLNRRSEPDSDSDSDGPQEYYTGGEKSGMLVQDPSKEPKHDDVDEIFNQARQLGAVEGPLERPSSSRSFTGTGRLLSGESVPTALQQPEPVIHNIVFWSNGFTVDDGPLRKLDDPENAPFLDSIRKSECPKELEPADKRAPVHVNLMRRDEKCPEREKPKVAFQGVGRTLGGASSSTPPNLSNPTDLAAVPSPSQSLVVDETLPSTSIQLRLADGTRMVVKFNSHHTVNDIRAFIDFSRPGNPINYSLQVMGFPPKLLTDPFQTIDQAGLANSVVIQKF from the exons ATGTCTTCAAAGGACAAGAAACCGTCGAAGCCCTCTGGTGGTCGGACCAGTGGTATCCGTACACTTTCCGATCTGAACCGGAGATCAGAACCAGACTCCGACAGTGACTCCGATGGACCTCAAGAGTACTACACCGGCGGAGAGAaaag tggtATGCTTGTTCAGGATCCTTCGAAAGAACCGAAACACGACGATGTTGATGAGATATTCAACCAAGCAAGGCAACTAGGAGCGGTGGAAGGACCTCTTGAGCGTCCTTCAAGTTCCAGAAGCTTCACTGGAACCGGGAGATTGCTTTCAGGAGAAAGTGTGCCGACAGCTCTTCAACAGCCCGAGCCTGTGATTCACAATATCGTTTTCTGGTCTAACGGATTCACTGTTGATGATGGACCTTTGAGGAAGTTGGATGATCCAGAGAACGCGCCTTTTCTCGac AGCATACGAAAGTCTGAGTGTCCGAAAGAGCTTGAGCCTGCTGATAAAAGAGCTCCCGTACATGTTAATCTTATGAGAAGAGACGAGAAATGCCCC gaACGTGAGAAACCTAAGGTTGCATTTCAAGGAGTGGGAAGGACTCTAGGCGGTGCTAGCTCATCAACCCCTCCAAACCTAAGCAATCCAACCGATCTAGCAGCGGTTCCATCGCCGTCACAGAGTCTTGTAGTAGATGAAACTCTACCATCCACATCAATCCAGCTTAGACTCGCGGATGGGACACGCATGGTGGTTAAGTTCAACAGCCATCACACTGTCAATGACATTCGAGCTTTCATTGACTTTTCTCGACCTGGGAACCCAATCAACTACAGCCTTCAGGTCATGGGGTTCCCACCAAAGCTGCTTACTGATCCTTTTCAGACCATTGATCAAGCCGGTCTAGCAAACTCTGTAGTCATTCAGAAATTCTAG
- the LOC106374444 gene encoding uncharacterized protein At4g22160-like isoform X1, translating into MDESVSLHRRLSSVESSSEYNMTKDGSHDGPLSSDSGTESNRSSDLTASTGLSTIIRVLSDSLLRTELAEMEMMKAREAARWEAEKRRMEMEVELTRMVLQTHLQVTTSLLVEEQEIVPSQRKRKRSEVIEDESSTTREKSLALLRLLQVNLIFSNSLT; encoded by the exons ATGGATGAGTCGGTGAGCCTCCACCGGAGACTAAGCTCGGTCGAATCATCGTCAGAGTATAATATGACCAAAGATGGGTCCCATGATGGCCCTCTAAGCTCCGACTCCGGGACCGAGTCTAACCGAAGCTCTGACTTAACAGCCTCAACGGGACTGTCAACGATCATACGGGTCTTGTCTGATTCTCTACTGAGAACGGAACTGGCggagatggagatgatgaaggcTCGCGAGGCAGCGAGGTGGGAAGCTGAGAAGAGAAGGATGGAAATGGAAGTTGAGTTGACTCGAATGGTGCTTCAGACTCATTTACAGGTAACAACGTCGTTACTTGTCGAAGAACAGGAGATTGTTCCGTCACaaaggaaaaggaagagatCAGAAG TTATAGAAGACGAGTCATCCACCACAAG GGAAAAGAGTTTAGCTTTATTGCGCTTACTCCAAGTTAACCTAATCTTCTCGAACTCATTGACCTGA
- the LOC106374444 gene encoding uncharacterized protein At4g22160-like isoform X2, whose product MDESVSLHRRLSSVESSSEYNMTKDGSHDGPLSSDSGTESNRSSDLTASTGLSTIIRVLSDSLLRTELAEMEMMKAREAARWEAEKRRMEMEVELTRMVLQTHLQVTTSLLVEEQEIVPSQRKRKRSEVI is encoded by the exons ATGGATGAGTCGGTGAGCCTCCACCGGAGACTAAGCTCGGTCGAATCATCGTCAGAGTATAATATGACCAAAGATGGGTCCCATGATGGCCCTCTAAGCTCCGACTCCGGGACCGAGTCTAACCGAAGCTCTGACTTAACAGCCTCAACGGGACTGTCAACGATCATACGGGTCTTGTCTGATTCTCTACTGAGAACGGAACTGGCggagatggagatgatgaaggcTCGCGAGGCAGCGAGGTGGGAAGCTGAGAAGAGAAGGATGGAAATGGAAGTTGAGTTGACTCGAATGGTGCTTCAGACTCATTTACAGGTAACAACGTCGTTACTTGTCGAAGAACAGGAGATTGTTCCGTCACaaaggaaaaggaagagatCAGAAGTTATAT AA
- the LOC106366983 gene encoding chromatin remodeling protein EBS-like yields MAKTRPGVPSKIKTGRKELDSYTIKGTNKIVRAGECVLMRPSDAGKPPYVARVEKIEADARNNVKVHCRWYYRPEESLGGRRQFHGAKELFLSDHFDVQSGHTIEGKCIVHTFKNYTRLENVGAEDYYCRFEYKAATGAFTPDRVAVYCKCEMPYNPDDLMVQCEGCKDWYHPGCVGMTIEEAKKLDHFVCAECSSDDDVKKSQNGFTASPADDVKVETKRRKR; encoded by the exons ATGGCGAAAACTCGACCTGGCGTCCCTTCCAAAATCAAAACCGGAAGGAAGGAACTCGACTCTTATACCATCAAAGGCACCAACAAAATCGTGAGAG CTGGAGAGTGTGTGTTGATGCGCCCATCTGATGCTGGCAAGCCACCATACGTGGCTCGTGTTGAGAAGATCGAAGCTGATGCCAGGAACAATGTGAAGGTGCATTGTCGGTGGTATTACCGCCCCGAGGAGTCCCTTGGTGGTAGGAGGCAGTTCCATGGAGCTAAGGAACTTTTCTTGTCTGACCATTTCGACGTTCAGAGCGGACACACCATCGAGGGAAAATGCATTGTTCACACCTTCAAGAACTACACCAGGCTTGAAAACGTTGGAGCGGAGGATTATTATTGTAGGTTCGAGTACAAGGCTGCTACTGGCGCCTTCACCCCTGACCGAGTTGCTGT GTACTGCAAGTGTGAGATGCCTTATAATCCAGACGATCTCATGGTGCAGTGTGAAGGCTGCAAAGACtg GTACCATCCTGGGTGTGTTGGTATGACGATTGAAGAAGCGAAGAAGCTTGATCACTTTGTGTGTGCTGAATGCAGTTCTGATGACGATGTCAAGAAGTCGCAGAACGGGTTTACTGCGTCTCCAGCTGATGATGTCAAG G